Proteins co-encoded in one Medicago truncatula cultivar Jemalong A17 chromosome 8, MtrunA17r5.0-ANR, whole genome shotgun sequence genomic window:
- the LOC120577581 gene encoding pentatricopeptide repeat-containing protein At4g21065, with product MEAITKFCDEAIVLRTLNLIKKSTRLCHFLQLHSLFLKSSLDHNSNIISHFILPASSISLSYANSFFHSLPITPPLFAWNTIIRAFSNTPTPFHSLYLFRQLQSSHFSPNNFTYPFVIKACARFSSIYHGGMIHSLTIKTGFCSDCYIGNALLRFYADCGEIGFARMVFDEMFDRDVVSWSSMIGAYVCSKTPLEAFNVFQEMRVADEKPNYVTLVSLLSACTKTINLCAGVSVHSYIIRNHIEMGVELGTALFEMYAKCGQIDKALLVFDLMPEKNLQSCTIMISALANHSRENDAISLFNRMEDMGLKPDSLSFSAILSACSHMGLVYEGKMYFDKMVRLYNIKPTVEHYGCMVDLLGRAGLLQEAYDIIKNMPVEPNAVIVRSFLGACRNHGWVPNLDDDLMSKLESELGANYVLAANLFSDRSSWKDANELRLVMKRKGLKKVPGCSWLEVQN from the coding sequence ATggaagcaataacaaagttttgTGATGAAGCTATTGTGCTAAGAACCCTAAACTTGATTAAGAAATCAACAAGATTGTGTCATTTTCTCCAACTCCACTCTCTGTTCCTCAAATCCTCCCTTGATCATAACTCTAACATCATCTCCCATTTCATCTTACCAGCTTCCTCCATTTCACTCTCTTACGCCAATTCCTTCTTCCATTCCTTACCCATCACCCCTCCACTCTTCGCTTGGAACACCATAATCAGAGCTTTCTCTAACACCCCAACTCCATTTCATTCTCTTTACCTCTTTCGCCAACTTCAAAGTTCCCATTTTTCACCAAACAATTTTACGTACCCTTTTGTAATCAAGGCGTGTGCTCGCTTTTCGTCGATTTATCATGGTGGGATGATTCATTCTTTGACGATTAAGACGGGTTTTTGTTCCGATTGTTATATTGGTAATGCCCTTTTGAGGTTTTATGCTGATTGTGGGGAAATTGGGTTTGCACGTatggtgtttgatgaaatgtttgataGGGATGTTGTTTCTTGGAGCTCGATGATTGGTGCGTATGTTTGTTCCAAGACTCCTTTAGAGGCGTTTAATGTGTTTCAAGAGATGAGGGTGGCTGATGAAAAGCCGAATTATGTGACGTTGGTTAGTTTGCTTTCGGCTTGTACTAAAACGATCAATTTGTGTGCTGGTGTGTCCGTTCATTCATATATTATAAGGAATCATATTGAAATGGGTGTTGAGTTGGGGACTGCTTTGTTTGAGATGTATGCAAAATGTGGGCAGATTGATAAAGCACTTTTGGTTTTTGATTTGATGCCTGAAAAGAATTTGCAGTCGTGCACTATCATGATATCTGCTCTTGCAAATCATAGCCGTGAAAACGATGCTATTTCTCTGTTCAACCGAATGGAGGATATGGGTTTGAAACCTGATAGTTTGTCGTTTTCGGCGATTCTATCTGCCTGCAGCCATATGGGACTTGTTTATGAGGGGAAAATGTATTTTGATAAGATGGTGAGATTGTACAACATAAAGCCAACTGTTGAGCATTATGGATGCATGGTTGACTTGTTAGGAAGAGCTGGCTTGCTTCAAGAAGCTTATGATATCATAAAGAATATGCCGGTAGAGCCTAATGCTGTCATAGTGAGGAGTTTTCTGGGTGCTTGTAGGAATCATGGGTGGGTTCCTAATTTGGATGATGATCTAATGTCTAAACTGGAGTCTGAATTGGGGGCAAACTATGTGCTAGCTGCAAATCTTTTTTCGGACCGTTCTTCTTGGAAGGATGCTAATGAGTTGAGGTTGGTGATGAAGCGGAAAGGGTTGAAGAAAGTTCCTGGTTGTAGTTGGTTGGAGGTGCAAAATTGA
- the LOC120577449 gene encoding uncharacterized protein, producing MASSKWSSSSGFSFSENWLVMVAITLICGIFCYIIYDAIMATASELLQRLLVISPLLLIIIVHWLSTGSQLNFPMPGSEPGAIHRAGGSPWGVAFVLLLLFFLISYQPSLHDLIS from the coding sequence ATGGCTTCTTCAAAATGGTCATCATCTTCAGGTTTCAGCTTCTCAGAAAACTGGCTTGTGATGGTAGCCATTACCCTCATTTGTGgaattttttgttacataatCTATGATGCAATAATGGCTACTGCATCAGAGTTGCTGCAACGTTTGCTGGTAATTTCTCCACTGCTATTAATCATCATTGTTCATTGGCTTTCCACTGGTAGCCAGTTAAACTTTCCCATGCCAGGATCTGAACCAGGTGCTATCCATAGAGCTGGTGGTTCTCCTTGGGGTGTTGCCTTTGTTCTTTTGTtgcttttctttcttatttccTACCAACCTTCTCTGCATGACCTTATTTCTTAG
- the LOC120577448 gene encoding deoxyhypusine synthase has product MSETKQEDDTIMSSVHSTVFKESENLAGKCLQIEGYDFNRGVDYQQLLKSMLTTGFQASNFGDAVKVVNQMLDWRLVDEPIDEDCDEDKKDLEYRKSVSCKVFLGFTSNLISSGVRDVVRYLCQHHMVHVVVTTTGGIEEDLIKCLAPTYKGEFSLPGAYLRSKGLNRIGNLLVPNDNYCKFEDWIIPIFDQMLKEQKEEKVLWTPSKLIARLGKEINNENSYLYWAYKNNIPVYCPGLTDGSLGDMLYFHSFHNPGLIVDIVQDIRAMNGEAVHANPSKTGMIILGGGLPKHHICNANMMRNGADYAVFINTAQEFDGSDSGARPDEAVSWGKIRGSAKTVKVHCDATIAFPLLVAETFASRTKPPLL; this is encoded by the exons ATGAGTGAAACAAAGCAAGAAGATGATACAATTATGTCCTCAGTTCACTCCACTGTCTTCAAAGAATCCGAAAACCTCGCAGGAAAGTGTCTTCAAATCGAGGGTTATGATTTCAACCGTGGCGTCGATTATCAACAGCTTCTCAAATCAATGCTCACCACTGGTTTTCAAGCTTCTAACTTTGGTGATGCTGTTAAAGTCGTTAATCAAATg CTAGATTGGAGGTTGGTTGATGAACCTATTGATGAGGATTGTGATGAAGATAAGAAGGATTTGGAGTATAGGAAATCTGTTTCATGTAAAGTGTTTTTGGGTTTCACTTCTAATCTTATCTCTTCTGGTGTTAGAGATGTTGTTCGTTACCTTTGTCAGCATCACATG GTTCATGTAGTTGTTACAACTACAGGTGGTATTGAAGAAGATCTTATAAAGTGCCTTGCACCAACATATAAAGGAGAGTTCTCTTTGCCTGGAGCTTATCTTCGCTCAAAAGGATTGAATCGAATCGGTAATTTATTGGTCCCTAATGACAATTATTGCAAATTTGAGGACTGGATTATTCCTATTTTTGATCAAATGTTGAAGGAGCAAAAGGAAgag AAAGTGCTGTGGACACCGTCTAAGTTAATAGCTCGATTGGGAAAAGAGATCAACAATGAAAACTCCTACCTTTACTGGGCATATAAG AACAATATTCCAGTTTATTGTCCAGGATTAACCGATGGCTCATTGGGTGACATGCTGTACTTCCATTCCTTCCACAACCCTGGTCTGATTGTGGACATAGTGCAAG ATATAAGGGCCATGAATGGTGAAGCTGTACATGCAAATCCTAGCAAGACGGGCATGATTATTTTAGGAGGCGGCCTTCCAAAACATCACATTTGCAATGCCAATATGATGCGCAATGGTGCAGACTATGCAGTTTTTATTAATACTGCACAAGAATTTGATGGAAGTGATTCTGGAGCTCGTCCAGATGAGGCTGTTTCATGGGGGAAAATACGAGGATCTGCTAAAACTGTTAAG GTACATTGTGATGCAACGATAGCATTCCCTCTGCTGGTTGCAGAAACATTTGCCTCAAGAACGAAACCTCCTCTTCTTTGA
- the LOC120577447 gene encoding KH domain-containing protein At4g18375: protein MVQTGKRYNSHRDRDRDGDRQNQKRRVSDKNNNQGNDELIVYRILCPVEVIGSVIGKNGKVINSIRQETRAKVKVVDPFPGAKDRVITIYCYVKEKKDIEIDDEFDDVRKPLCAAQDALFKVHVAILNSIDALGDSDNKNNNKRKDKDECQILVPSSQSANIIGKAGATIKKLRSKTRANVKVTAKDAADPSHSCAMNFDNFVSITGESEAVKRALFAVSSIMYKFGPKEDISLDTNVPETQPSIIIPSEVTYFPPGGLYQPSDPIISSAHVPQFLGATNAQDLHGYADAGNTWPLYSSALPVMSGVGATLSEELIIRMLCPSDRIGRVIGKGGSTIKSIRQASDARIDVDDSKANYNECLIIITATESPSDLKSMAVEAVLLILGKISEEDDTSVSIRLLVPSKVIGCIIGKSGSVINEIRKITGADIQIFRSDKPKGADVSDELVEVGGAIGCVRDALIQIILRLRDDALREKDIGHNPSTGGESFYSSSAGLSFPSMLPSISSISAPLVYDQRAEGATGLGMLASSSLYGYGSLPTGEDGYGSISSYASNLYGKQRLSPASILDMLIPANAVGKVLGRGGANVANIRKISGATVEISDTRSGRGDRIAQISGTPEQKRAAENLIQAFIMST, encoded by the exons ATGGTTCAGACTGGAAAACGATACAATTCACATCGAGACCGCGACCGCGACGGGGACAGACAGAATCAAAAGAGACGTGTGAGCGACAAAAACAATAATCAGGGCAACGATGAATTGATTGTTTATAGGATACTATGTCCTGTTGAAGTTATCGGCAGCGTTATTGGTAAGAACGGTAAAGTGATAAATTCGATAAGACAGGAAACCAGGGCAAAAGTCAAGGTTGTGGATCCATTTCCCGGTGCAAAGGATCGTGTTATAACAATTTACTGTTATGTTAAGGAGAAGAAAGATATTGAAATCGACGATGAGTTCGATGATGTTAGAAAACCTTTATGTGCTGCTCAAGATGCTCTTTTCAAGGTTCATGTGGCTATATTGAATTCCATTGATGCTCTTGGAGATTCTgataataagaataataataaacGAAAGGATAAAGATGAATGTCAGATTCTTGTTCCGTCAAGTCAGTCTGCAAATATTATTGGTAAGGCCGGGGCTACCATTAAAAAGCTGAGAAGTAAGACCAGAGCAAATGTCAAGGTTACTGCCAAGGATGCTGCTGACCCATCACACTCATGTGCcatgaattttgataattttgtcTCG ATCACTGGTGAATCAGAAGCAGTTAAAAGAGCACTATTTGCAGTTTCTTCTATCATGTACAAGTTTGGTCCCAAGGAGGACATCTCTCTTGACACAAATGTACCAGAAACCCAACCCAGTATTATCATTCCCTCGGAAGTTACATATTTTCCGCCCGGTGGACTGTATCAGCCTTCCGATCCTATAATCTCGTCTGCACATGTTCCTCAATTTTTAGGCGCAACAAATGCACAAGATCTGCATGGATATGCTGATGCAGGAAATACTTGGCCTCTGTACTCATCCGCCCTTCCAGTAATGTCTGGTGTTGGTGCTACTCTGTCTGAGGAGTTAATTATTAGAATGTTATGTCCATCTGACAGGATTGGGCGTGTCATTGGAAAGGGAGGGAGTACAATTAAAAGTATAAGGCAGGCAAGTGATGCTCGTATTGATGTTGATGATTCCAAGGCTAATTACAACGAGTGTTTGATCATCATAACTGCAACAGAG TCGCCGAGTGATTTGAAGTCCATGGCAGTTGAAGCTGTTCTGCTGATACTAGGGAAGATAAGTGAAGAAGATGATACCTCGGTGTCAATTCGGCTTCTAGTTCCATCAAAAGTGATAGGTTGTATTATTGGTAAAAGTGGCTCAGTCATAAATGAAATTCGGAAGATAACTGGGGCTGATATTCAAATTTTTAGAAGTGATAAGCCAAAAGGTGCAGATGTCAGTGATGAGCTTGTTGAG gtgGGTGGTGCCATTGGTTGTGTAAGAGATGCACTAATCCAGATTATCTTAAGACTCAGAGACGATGCATTGAGAGAAAAGGACATTGGCCATAATCCTTCTACAGGCGGTGAATCCTTCTACTCTAGCAGCGCTGGTCTTTCATTCCCATCTATGCTGCCTTCTATTTCTTCTATTTCTGCTCCACTGGTTTATGATCAGAGGGCTGAAGGTGCAACTGGCCTAGGCATGCTTGCTTCAAGCAGTCTGTATGGATATGGATCTTTGCCA ACGGGGGAAGATGGCTATGGATCTATATCTTCATATGCTTCCAATCTTTATGGAAa GCAGAGATTGTCTCCCGCATCAATTCTGGATATGCTGATTCCTGCTAATGCTGTTGGTAAAGTGTTGGGTAGAGGAGGGGCCAATGTAGCCAATATCAGGAAG ATTTCAGGAGCAACAGTAGAGATTTCTGACACCAGATCTGGCCGTGGTGATCGTATTGCCCAAATATCCGGCACACCTGAACAGAAACGTGCAGCTGAAAACTTAATCCAGGCATTTATTATGTCCACCtga